One stretch of Nitrospirota bacterium DNA includes these proteins:
- a CDS encoding GAF domain-containing protein: MMEKDSASITKKVEEFLQVFKKGEEFTQALLKENEKLRYRVAQFEEVTKFSGREGNFVAHSMEERIKFLEEENKQLIDRYRVVEEENKDFANRYIEVEAENNNLANLYVASYQLHSTLDFSECLKIILEIVMNLIGAEEFSIMMLDEKTNEMTIVAQEGMGPEARASVKLGEGTIGSAAKEGESFYRAGDPKDLKSVDYLNPLVVIPLKIKEHVIGVIVIYKLLVQKEAFTPVDYELFTMLAGHAATALFSSKLYSQSERKLTTIQSFLDLLKEK; this comes from the coding sequence ATGATGGAAAAGGACTCTGCATCGATCACCAAGAAGGTTGAAGAGTTTCTCCAGGTATTCAAAAAGGGCGAGGAGTTTACCCAGGCGCTTTTAAAGGAGAACGAGAAGCTCAGATACCGGGTCGCCCAGTTCGAGGAAGTCACCAAATTCTCGGGCAGGGAAGGAAATTTTGTGGCGCACAGCATGGAAGAGAGGATCAAGTTCCTTGAGGAAGAGAACAAGCAGCTGATCGACCGCTATCGCGTGGTGGAGGAGGAGAACAAGGACTTCGCGAACCGTTACATCGAGGTGGAGGCGGAGAACAACAACCTGGCGAACCTGTACGTGGCAAGCTATCAGCTCCATTCCACCCTTGATTTCAGCGAATGCCTCAAGATCATCCTCGAGATCGTCATGAATCTGATCGGCGCGGAGGAGTTCTCGATCATGATGCTCGACGAAAAGACGAACGAAATGACGATCGTGGCACAGGAAGGCATGGGGCCGGAAGCGCGGGCAAGCGTCAAGCTGGGAGAGGGGACCATCGGCTCGGCGGCGAAAGAGGGCGAATCGTTCTACCGCGCAGGCGATCCCAAGGACCTGAAGAGCGTCGATTATCTCAACCCGCTTGTCGTTATCCCGCTCAAGATCAAGGAGCATGTGATCGGCGTGATCGTCATCTACAAGCTCCTGGTCCAGAAGGAAGCGTTCACCCCCGTGGACTACGAGCTGTTCACCATGCTTGCGGGCCATGCGGCCACGGCGCTCTTTTCATCAAAGCTGTATTCGCAATCAGAGCGCAAGCTCACGACGATCCAGAGCTTTCTCGATCTGCTCAAGGAAAAATAA
- the rlmN gene encoding 23S rRNA (adenine(2503)-C(2))-methyltransferase RlmN gives MSIQKINIKSMGRGELQADLIGRGLKKFRAGQIFTWIYTQYASSFDEMTNIPKTERVLLSSAFYISSPSIARMELSKDGTRKFLFALEDDHTIESVLIPDEDRQTLCISSQVGCQQACRFCLTGSKGFIRNLKTYEIVDQVLEISRILRQEGKRRVTNIVLMGMGEPLANFDEVLKALQVIASDKGLGFATRRVTVSTNGLVPEIEKLGRAGVKVNLAISLNATTDEVRDRIMPVNRLYPIKELLAACRRYPLEPRRRITFEYVMLQGVNDTKEDARGLAKLLRGIKCKVNLIPFNPFPGSVFNRPDDATVLGFQKILLDHYYITPVRESRGRDISAACGQLRERVDLAKKMREEG, from the coding sequence ATGAGCATTCAAAAGATCAACATAAAATCCATGGGCCGCGGCGAGCTCCAGGCCGACCTCATCGGCAGGGGGCTGAAAAAATTCCGCGCGGGCCAGATCTTTACGTGGATATATACGCAGTACGCCAGCTCCTTCGATGAGATGACGAACATCCCGAAAACAGAGCGCGTCCTGCTTTCGTCAGCCTTCTATATCTCTTCACCGAGCATCGCCCGGATGGAGCTTTCAAAGGATGGCACGAGAAAATTTCTGTTTGCGCTTGAGGACGATCACACCATCGAGAGCGTCCTGATCCCCGACGAGGACCGGCAGACGCTCTGTATTTCTTCCCAGGTTGGCTGCCAACAGGCGTGCCGTTTCTGTCTCACCGGGAGCAAGGGCTTTATCAGGAATCTTAAAACCTATGAGATCGTAGACCAGGTCCTGGAAATATCGCGCATCCTGCGCCAGGAGGGAAAACGGCGCGTCACGAACATCGTGCTTATGGGCATGGGCGAGCCGCTGGCGAACTTTGATGAGGTGCTGAAAGCGTTACAGGTCATCGCTTCGGACAAGGGATTGGGATTTGCCACGCGACGCGTGACCGTATCGACGAACGGACTCGTTCCGGAGATCGAGAAGCTGGGAAGAGCGGGCGTGAAGGTAAATCTCGCGATCTCGCTCAACGCAACGACCGACGAGGTCAGGGACAGGATCATGCCCGTGAACCGTCTCTACCCCATAAAGGAGCTTCTTGCCGCCTGCCGGCGCTATCCGCTTGAACCGAGGCGAAGGATCACCTTTGAATATGTGATGTTACAGGGTGTGAATGATACGAAGGAAGACGCCCGGGGGCTTGCCAAACTGCTCAGGGGGATCAAGTGCAAGGTGAACCTTATCCCCTTCAACCCTTTTCCCGGGAGCGTGTTCAACAGGCCTGACGACGCGACCGTGCTTGGTTTTCAAAAGATCCTGCTGGACCACTACTATATTACACCGGTGCGCGAGTCGCGCGGCAGGGACATTTCGGCGGCATGCGGGCAACTGCGGGAGCGGGTGGATCTCGCGAAAAAAATGAGGGAAGAGGGATAA
- a CDS encoding chemotaxis response regulator protein-glutamate methylesterase, which translates to MNKKIRALVVDDSAYNRTVIGEMLASDAGIEVVGSATDGVDAIAKTLRLKPDVITLDLEMPNMDGFSFLRWLMKERPTPVLVISSLSDSRSVFRALELGAVDFLAKPEARISKSIENVRDSLVSKVHGVLNLEMTKVKSTIDLLAREHVQRPARKEDEMPRDHGPVDVVAIASSTGGPPAIQAILTTLPAELNAGIVISQHMPAGFTRSFAERLNKLSPLLVREAAAGDRVKAGTVHIAPGGHHLLVRKTRKGLVIELVQRKLSDKYVPSADQMMVSVAEACGPTTLGVVLTGMGNDGVEGVVAIKGRQGQCLAESEETAVVFGMPQEAIRTGLVDKVLALGKMSAEIEARCNSKRAAS; encoded by the coding sequence TGAATAAGAAGATACGGGCCCTCGTTGTCGATGATTCGGCGTACAATCGCACGGTGATCGGGGAGATGCTCGCGAGCGACGCGGGGATCGAGGTGGTAGGGAGCGCCACGGACGGCGTGGACGCCATCGCCAAGACGCTTCGCCTCAAGCCCGATGTGATCACCCTCGACCTCGAGATGCCGAACATGGACGGGTTCTCCTTTCTGCGGTGGCTCATGAAAGAGCGGCCTACCCCGGTGCTCGTGATCTCGTCGCTTTCCGACAGTCGCAGTGTGTTTCGCGCACTGGAACTCGGGGCCGTCGATTTTTTGGCCAAGCCTGAAGCACGCATCTCAAAGAGCATCGAGAACGTCAGGGACAGCCTGGTGTCCAAGGTCCATGGCGTGTTGAACCTTGAGATGACGAAGGTCAAGTCCACGATCGATCTTCTTGCCCGTGAACACGTTCAGCGCCCGGCGAGGAAAGAGGATGAGATGCCGCGGGACCACGGGCCGGTCGACGTGGTGGCGATCGCATCGTCCACCGGCGGGCCGCCGGCGATCCAGGCGATCCTGACCACGCTCCCCGCCGAACTCAACGCCGGCATCGTGATCTCCCAGCATATGCCCGCCGGGTTCACCCGGAGCTTCGCCGAGCGGCTGAACAAGCTCTCGCCGCTCCTGGTGCGCGAGGCCGCGGCAGGTGACCGGGTGAAGGCGGGGACCGTGCACATAGCACCCGGCGGGCATCACCTTCTTGTCAGGAAGACCCGCAAAGGGCTGGTGATCGAGCTGGTTCAACGGAAGCTATCGGACAAGTACGTTCCCTCCGCCGACCAGATGATGGTGTCCGTTGCCGAGGCCTGCGGACCGACCACCCTCGGCGTCGTGCTTACCGGGATGGGCAACGACGGCGTCGAAGGAGTGGTCGCCATCAAGGGCAGGCAGGGCCAGTGCCTCGCTGAGAGCGAAGAAACCGCTGTTGTTTTCGGCATGCCGCAGGAGGCCATCCGCACGGGATTAGTGGACAAAGTGCTGGCGCTCGGCAAAATGTCCGCGGAGATCGAAGCGCGGTGCAACTCCAAACGGGCAGCGTCATGA
- a CDS encoding response regulator encodes MPEYNFLVVEDSPTMRQLISFALKRIPGSKIVEANDGIDALKKLSVQKFDIILTDINMPIMDGLKLVSMVRNDPSHKTIPIIIITTEGADEDRKRGLALGANAYIPKPIQTAELLGVVNGILGNKS; translated from the coding sequence ATGCCCGAGTATAATTTTTTAGTGGTGGAAGATTCTCCTACAATGCGGCAATTGATCTCCTTTGCCCTGAAGCGCATTCCCGGCAGCAAGATCGTCGAGGCCAATGACGGCATTGATGCGCTCAAGAAGCTCTCAGTCCAGAAGTTCGACATCATCCTGACGGACATCAACATGCCGATCATGGACGGGCTCAAACTCGTCTCCATGGTGCGGAACGACCCCTCGCACAAGACCATCCCCATTATCATCATTACCACCGAAGGCGCGGATGAGGACCGCAAGCGCGGACTCGCCCTGGGCGCCAACGCGTACATTCCCAAGCCCATCCAGACGGCGGAACTCCTGGGCGTGGTCAATGGGATTCTGGGGAACAAAAGCTGA